One genomic region from Corvus hawaiiensis isolate bCorHaw1 chromosome 28, bCorHaw1.pri.cur, whole genome shotgun sequence encodes:
- the MIER2 gene encoding mesoderm induction early response protein 2 isoform X5 codes for MAEASVGRQSPRVVAYPARGLCPGEPALQSAAVVSMGSADHRLNLAEILSQNYGVREEREEDDTQEKQKSLEELEKSFSASQSSEMPFEELLALYGYEASDPISEQDSESNDITPNLPDMTLDKEQIAKDLLSGEEEEETQSSADDLTPSVTSHDASDLFPNQPGSNNFLADEDKEPCSSPCASSMAEDSEVDSIPSNECKKEIMVGPQYQATVPILRLNRHRQKAYENEDQLLWDPNILPEREVEEFLYRAVKRQWDELSSSSLPEGEVVKDNEQALYELVKCNFNAEEALRRLRFNVKVIRDELCAWSEEECRNFEHGFRVHGKNFHLIQANKVRTRSVGECVEYYYMWKKSERYDYFTQQTRLGRKKYVLHPGATDFTDNDLDGVEVENTNRSRSSPPIPSAAGCLDAHFGQDQIAIESTEPLSVESTACSLGSISESGQGYECSTPSETNCSFDPTEETSSGAVPAPCPRHAVTPSEPELFALPPAGPGLAEKQESLQNSGETITMDFTLPADINEGLPLIAGPVDSDRDREAVVAPAQVSLSVTDFGLIGIGDVNTFLTAHQACPAPVARSEPLSQ; via the exons ATGGCGGAG GCCTCTGTTGGCCGGCAGAGCCCGAGGGTGGTCGCATACCCAGCCCGTGGCCTATGTCCTGGAGAGCCCGCCCTTCAAAGCGCAGCAG TTGTGTCAATGGGCTCAGCTGATCATCGACTGAACCTGGCAGAGATCCTTTCCCAGAACTACGGTGTGagggaagaaagggaggaagaTGATACTCAGGAGAAGCAGAAATCTTTagaagagctggagaagagTTTCAGTGCCTCTCAG AGCAGTGAAATGCCATTTGAGGAGCTGCTCGCACTGTATGGCTATGAGGCATCTGATCCCATCTCGGAGCAGGACAGTGAGAGCAATGACATCACTCCCAACCTCCCTGATATGACTCTGGATAAG GAACAAATAGCGAAGGATTTGCTTtcaggggaagaagaggaggagacaCAATCTTCAGCTGACGATCTGACTCCATCCGTCACGTCCCACGATGCATCGGACTTATTCCCAAACCAGCCTGGCT CAAACAACTTCCTTGCTGATGAAGACAAAGAGCCATGTTCATCTCCATGTGCTTCCTCCATGGCAGAGGATTCAGAGGTGGATTCCATCCCATCCAATGAGTGTAAGAAG GAGATCATGGTTGGACCTCAGTACCAGGCCACTGTTCCCATCCTCCGCTTAAACAGGCACAGGCAAAAAG CCTATGAGAATGAAGATCAGCTGCTTTGGGACCCGAACATCCTCCCTGAGAGGGAGGTGGAAGAGTTCCTGTACCGCGCTGTGAAGCGGCAGTGGGACGAGctgtccagcagcagcctgccagAGGGAGAGGTGGTCAAGGACAATGAGCAG GCTTTGTATGAGCTGGTGAAATGCAACTTCAATGCAGAAGAGGCACTGCGGAGGTTACGGTTCAACGTGAAGGTTATCAGAG ATGAGCTTTGTGCCTGGAGCGAGGAAGAATGTAGAAATTTTGAACATGGCTTTAGAGTCCATGGGAAAAACTTTCACCTTATCCAAGCAAACAAG GTCCGCACCCGGTCGGTGGGCGAGTGCGTGGAGTATTACTACATGTGGAAAAAATCAGAGCGCTATGACTACTTCACTCAGCAGACTCGTCTAGGAAGGAAGAAGTACGTCCTCCACCCTGGAGCCAC GGATTTCACCGACAATGACCTGGATGGGGTTGAAGTGGAAAACACGAATCGTTCTCGGAGCTCCCCACcaattccctctgcagctggctgcctGGATGCTCACTTTGGTCAAGATCAGATAGCAATTGAGAGCACAG AGCCCCTGAGTGTGGAGAGCACGGcctgcagcctgggcagcatCAGCGAGTCGGGGCAGGGCTACGAGTGCAGCACTCCCTCAGAGACAAACTGCTCCTTTGACCCCACGGAGGAGACGTCCTCGGGCGCTGTCCCTGCGCCCTGCCCACGCCACGCTGTCACCCCCTCTGAGCCGGAGCTCTTCGCTTTGCCGCCCGCGGGACCAGGACTGGCAGAGAAGCAGGAGTCGTTGCAGAACTCTGGTGAGACAATAACCATGGACTTCACTCTCCCTGCAGACATTAACGAGGGGTTGCCTTTAATTGCTGGCCCTGTGGATTCGGACAGAGACCGTGAGGCAGTGGTGGCCCCTGCGCAAGTGTCCTTATCGGTCACAGATTTCGGTCTCATTGGCATCGGAGATGTAAATACTTTTCTGACTGCTCATCAGGCTTGCCCAGCACCTGTGGCTCGGTCAGAGCCTCTGTCACAGTGA
- the MIER2 gene encoding mesoderm induction early response protein 2 isoform X4: MGSADHRLNLAEILSQNYGVREEREEDDTQEKQKSLEELEKSFSASQSSEMPFEELLALYGYEASDPISEQDSESNDITPNLPDMTLDKEQIAKDLLSGEEEEETQSSADDLTPSVTSHDASDLFPNQPGSNNFLADEDKEPCSSPCASSMAEDSEVDSIPSNECKKEIMVGPQYQATVPILRLNRHRQKVLFLLAYENEDQLLWDPNILPEREVEEFLYRAVKRQWDELSSSSLPEGEVVKDNEQALYELVKCNFNAEEALRRLRFNVKVIRDELCAWSEEECRNFEHGFRVHGKNFHLIQANKVRTRSVGECVEYYYMWKKSERYDYFTQQTRLGRKKYVLHPGATCVEYSHTKISNINLPVKIPAAKHLRLTDCAFFSRRDFTDNDLDGVEVENTNRSRSSPPIPSAAGCLDAHFGQDQIAIESTEPLSVESTACSLGSISESGQGYECSTPSETNCSFDPTEETSSGAVPAPCPRHAVTPSEPELFALPPAGPGLAEKQESLQNSGETITMDFTLPADINEGLPLIAGPVDSDRDREAVVAPAQVSLSVTDFGLIGIGDVNTFLTAHQACPAPVARSEPLSQ, translated from the exons ATGGGCTCAGCTGATCATCGACTGAACCTGGCAGAGATCCTTTCCCAGAACTACGGTGTGagggaagaaagggaggaagaTGATACTCAGGAGAAGCAGAAATCTTTagaagagctggagaagagTTTCAGTGCCTCTCAG AGCAGTGAAATGCCATTTGAGGAGCTGCTCGCACTGTATGGCTATGAGGCATCTGATCCCATCTCGGAGCAGGACAGTGAGAGCAATGACATCACTCCCAACCTCCCTGATATGACTCTGGATAAG GAACAAATAGCGAAGGATTTGCTTtcaggggaagaagaggaggagacaCAATCTTCAGCTGACGATCTGACTCCATCCGTCACGTCCCACGATGCATCGGACTTATTCCCAAACCAGCCTGGCT CAAACAACTTCCTTGCTGATGAAGACAAAGAGCCATGTTCATCTCCATGTGCTTCCTCCATGGCAGAGGATTCAGAGGTGGATTCCATCCCATCCAATGAGTGTAAGAAG GAGATCATGGTTGGACCTCAGTACCAGGCCACTGTTCCCATCCTCCGCTTAAACAGGCACAGGCAAAAAG tgctttttctgttAGCCTATGAGAATGAAGATCAGCTGCTTTGGGACCCGAACATCCTCCCTGAGAGGGAGGTGGAAGAGTTCCTGTACCGCGCTGTGAAGCGGCAGTGGGACGAGctgtccagcagcagcctgccagAGGGAGAGGTGGTCAAGGACAATGAGCAG GCTTTGTATGAGCTGGTGAAATGCAACTTCAATGCAGAAGAGGCACTGCGGAGGTTACGGTTCAACGTGAAGGTTATCAGAG ATGAGCTTTGTGCCTGGAGCGAGGAAGAATGTAGAAATTTTGAACATGGCTTTAGAGTCCATGGGAAAAACTTTCACCTTATCCAAGCAAACAAG GTCCGCACCCGGTCGGTGGGCGAGTGCGTGGAGTATTACTACATGTGGAAAAAATCAGAGCGCTATGACTACTTCACTCAGCAGACTCGTCTAGGAAGGAAGAAGTACGTCCTCCACCCTGGAGCCACGTGCGTGGAATATTCTCACACTAAAATTAGTAATATTAACCTCCCAGTGAAGATTCCTGCTGCAAAGCACCTCCGCTTAACAGACTGCGCTTTCTTCTCCAGAAG GGATTTCACCGACAATGACCTGGATGGGGTTGAAGTGGAAAACACGAATCGTTCTCGGAGCTCCCCACcaattccctctgcagctggctgcctGGATGCTCACTTTGGTCAAGATCAGATAGCAATTGAGAGCACAG AGCCCCTGAGTGTGGAGAGCACGGcctgcagcctgggcagcatCAGCGAGTCGGGGCAGGGCTACGAGTGCAGCACTCCCTCAGAGACAAACTGCTCCTTTGACCCCACGGAGGAGACGTCCTCGGGCGCTGTCCCTGCGCCCTGCCCACGCCACGCTGTCACCCCCTCTGAGCCGGAGCTCTTCGCTTTGCCGCCCGCGGGACCAGGACTGGCAGAGAAGCAGGAGTCGTTGCAGAACTCTGGTGAGACAATAACCATGGACTTCACTCTCCCTGCAGACATTAACGAGGGGTTGCCTTTAATTGCTGGCCCTGTGGATTCGGACAGAGACCGTGAGGCAGTGGTGGCCCCTGCGCAAGTGTCCTTATCGGTCACAGATTTCGGTCTCATTGGCATCGGAGATGTAAATACTTTTCTGACTGCTCATCAGGCTTGCCCAGCACCTGTGGCTCGGTCAGAGCCTCTGTCACAGTGA
- the MIER2 gene encoding mesoderm induction early response protein 2 isoform X6 yields the protein MAEASVGRQSPRVVAYPARGLCPGEPALQSAAVVSMGSADHRLNLAEILSQNYGVREEREEDDTQEKQKSLEELEKSFSASQSSEMPFEELLALYGYEASDPISEQDSESNDITPNLPDMTLDKEQIAKDLLSGEEEEETQSSADDLTPSVTSHDASDLFPNQPGSNNFLADEDKEPCSSPCASSMAEDSEVDSIPSNECKKEIMVGPQYQATVPILRLNRHRQKVLFLLAYENEDQLLWDPNILPEREVEEFLYRAVKRQWDELSSSSLPEGEVVKDNEQALYELVKCNFNAEEALRRLRFNVKVIRDELCAWSEEECRNFEHGFRVHGKNFHLIQANKVRTRSVGECVEYYYMWKKSERYDYFTQQTRLGRKKDFTDNDLDGVEVENTNRSRSSPPIPSAAGCLDAHFGQDQIAIESTEPLSVESTACSLGSISESGQGYECSTPSETNCSFDPTEETSSGAVPAPCPRHAVTPSEPELFALPPAGPGLAEKQESLQNSGETITMDFTLPADINEGLPLIAGPVDSDRDREAVVAPAQVSLSVTDFGLIGIGDVNTFLTAHQACPAPVARSEPLSQ from the exons ATGGCGGAG GCCTCTGTTGGCCGGCAGAGCCCGAGGGTGGTCGCATACCCAGCCCGTGGCCTATGTCCTGGAGAGCCCGCCCTTCAAAGCGCAGCAG TTGTGTCAATGGGCTCAGCTGATCATCGACTGAACCTGGCAGAGATCCTTTCCCAGAACTACGGTGTGagggaagaaagggaggaagaTGATACTCAGGAGAAGCAGAAATCTTTagaagagctggagaagagTTTCAGTGCCTCTCAG AGCAGTGAAATGCCATTTGAGGAGCTGCTCGCACTGTATGGCTATGAGGCATCTGATCCCATCTCGGAGCAGGACAGTGAGAGCAATGACATCACTCCCAACCTCCCTGATATGACTCTGGATAAG GAACAAATAGCGAAGGATTTGCTTtcaggggaagaagaggaggagacaCAATCTTCAGCTGACGATCTGACTCCATCCGTCACGTCCCACGATGCATCGGACTTATTCCCAAACCAGCCTGGCT CAAACAACTTCCTTGCTGATGAAGACAAAGAGCCATGTTCATCTCCATGTGCTTCCTCCATGGCAGAGGATTCAGAGGTGGATTCCATCCCATCCAATGAGTGTAAGAAG GAGATCATGGTTGGACCTCAGTACCAGGCCACTGTTCCCATCCTCCGCTTAAACAGGCACAGGCAAAAAG tgctttttctgttAGCCTATGAGAATGAAGATCAGCTGCTTTGGGACCCGAACATCCTCCCTGAGAGGGAGGTGGAAGAGTTCCTGTACCGCGCTGTGAAGCGGCAGTGGGACGAGctgtccagcagcagcctgccagAGGGAGAGGTGGTCAAGGACAATGAGCAG GCTTTGTATGAGCTGGTGAAATGCAACTTCAATGCAGAAGAGGCACTGCGGAGGTTACGGTTCAACGTGAAGGTTATCAGAG ATGAGCTTTGTGCCTGGAGCGAGGAAGAATGTAGAAATTTTGAACATGGCTTTAGAGTCCATGGGAAAAACTTTCACCTTATCCAAGCAAACAAG GTCCGCACCCGGTCGGTGGGCGAGTGCGTGGAGTATTACTACATGTGGAAAAAATCAGAGCGCTATGACTACTTCACTCAGCAGACTCGTCTAGGAAGGAAGAA GGATTTCACCGACAATGACCTGGATGGGGTTGAAGTGGAAAACACGAATCGTTCTCGGAGCTCCCCACcaattccctctgcagctggctgcctGGATGCTCACTTTGGTCAAGATCAGATAGCAATTGAGAGCACAG AGCCCCTGAGTGTGGAGAGCACGGcctgcagcctgggcagcatCAGCGAGTCGGGGCAGGGCTACGAGTGCAGCACTCCCTCAGAGACAAACTGCTCCTTTGACCCCACGGAGGAGACGTCCTCGGGCGCTGTCCCTGCGCCCTGCCCACGCCACGCTGTCACCCCCTCTGAGCCGGAGCTCTTCGCTTTGCCGCCCGCGGGACCAGGACTGGCAGAGAAGCAGGAGTCGTTGCAGAACTCTGGTGAGACAATAACCATGGACTTCACTCTCCCTGCAGACATTAACGAGGGGTTGCCTTTAATTGCTGGCCCTGTGGATTCGGACAGAGACCGTGAGGCAGTGGTGGCCCCTGCGCAAGTGTCCTTATCGGTCACAGATTTCGGTCTCATTGGCATCGGAGATGTAAATACTTTTCTGACTGCTCATCAGGCTTGCCCAGCACCTGTGGCTCGGTCAGAGCCTCTGTCACAGTGA
- the MIER2 gene encoding mesoderm induction early response protein 2 isoform X7 encodes MPFEELLALYGYEASDPISEQDSESNDITPNLPDMTLDKEQIAKDLLSGEEEEETQSSADDLTPSVTSHDASDLFPNQPGSNNFLADEDKEPCSSPCASSMAEDSEVDSIPSNECKKEIMVGPQYQATVPILRLNRHRQKVLFLLAYENEDQLLWDPNILPEREVEEFLYRAVKRQWDELSSSSLPEGEVVKDNEQALYELVKCNFNAEEALRRLRFNVKVIRDELCAWSEEECRNFEHGFRVHGKNFHLIQANKVRTRSVGECVEYYYMWKKSERYDYFTQQTRLGRKKYVLHPGATCVEYSHTKISNINLPVKIPAAKHLRLTDCAFFSRRDFTDNDLDGVEVENTNRSRSSPPIPSAAGCLDAHFGQDQIAIESTEPLSVESTACSLGSISESGQGYECSTPSETNCSFDPTEETSSGAVPAPCPRHAVTPSEPELFALPPAGPGLAEKQESLQNSGETITMDFTLPADINEGLPLIAGPVDSDRDREAVVAPAQVSLSVTDFGLIGIGDVNTFLTAHQACPAPVARSEPLSQ; translated from the exons ATGCCATTTGAGGAGCTGCTCGCACTGTATGGCTATGAGGCATCTGATCCCATCTCGGAGCAGGACAGTGAGAGCAATGACATCACTCCCAACCTCCCTGATATGACTCTGGATAAG GAACAAATAGCGAAGGATTTGCTTtcaggggaagaagaggaggagacaCAATCTTCAGCTGACGATCTGACTCCATCCGTCACGTCCCACGATGCATCGGACTTATTCCCAAACCAGCCTGGCT CAAACAACTTCCTTGCTGATGAAGACAAAGAGCCATGTTCATCTCCATGTGCTTCCTCCATGGCAGAGGATTCAGAGGTGGATTCCATCCCATCCAATGAGTGTAAGAAG GAGATCATGGTTGGACCTCAGTACCAGGCCACTGTTCCCATCCTCCGCTTAAACAGGCACAGGCAAAAAG tgctttttctgttAGCCTATGAGAATGAAGATCAGCTGCTTTGGGACCCGAACATCCTCCCTGAGAGGGAGGTGGAAGAGTTCCTGTACCGCGCTGTGAAGCGGCAGTGGGACGAGctgtccagcagcagcctgccagAGGGAGAGGTGGTCAAGGACAATGAGCAG GCTTTGTATGAGCTGGTGAAATGCAACTTCAATGCAGAAGAGGCACTGCGGAGGTTACGGTTCAACGTGAAGGTTATCAGAG ATGAGCTTTGTGCCTGGAGCGAGGAAGAATGTAGAAATTTTGAACATGGCTTTAGAGTCCATGGGAAAAACTTTCACCTTATCCAAGCAAACAAG GTCCGCACCCGGTCGGTGGGCGAGTGCGTGGAGTATTACTACATGTGGAAAAAATCAGAGCGCTATGACTACTTCACTCAGCAGACTCGTCTAGGAAGGAAGAAGTACGTCCTCCACCCTGGAGCCACGTGCGTGGAATATTCTCACACTAAAATTAGTAATATTAACCTCCCAGTGAAGATTCCTGCTGCAAAGCACCTCCGCTTAACAGACTGCGCTTTCTTCTCCAGAAG GGATTTCACCGACAATGACCTGGATGGGGTTGAAGTGGAAAACACGAATCGTTCTCGGAGCTCCCCACcaattccctctgcagctggctgcctGGATGCTCACTTTGGTCAAGATCAGATAGCAATTGAGAGCACAG AGCCCCTGAGTGTGGAGAGCACGGcctgcagcctgggcagcatCAGCGAGTCGGGGCAGGGCTACGAGTGCAGCACTCCCTCAGAGACAAACTGCTCCTTTGACCCCACGGAGGAGACGTCCTCGGGCGCTGTCCCTGCGCCCTGCCCACGCCACGCTGTCACCCCCTCTGAGCCGGAGCTCTTCGCTTTGCCGCCCGCGGGACCAGGACTGGCAGAGAAGCAGGAGTCGTTGCAGAACTCTGGTGAGACAATAACCATGGACTTCACTCTCCCTGCAGACATTAACGAGGGGTTGCCTTTAATTGCTGGCCCTGTGGATTCGGACAGAGACCGTGAGGCAGTGGTGGCCCCTGCGCAAGTGTCCTTATCGGTCACAGATTTCGGTCTCATTGGCATCGGAGATGTAAATACTTTTCTGACTGCTCATCAGGCTTGCCCAGCACCTGTGGCTCGGTCAGAGCCTCTGTCACAGTGA
- the MIER2 gene encoding mesoderm induction early response protein 2 isoform X2 — protein sequence MAEASVGRQSPRVVAYPARGLCPGEPALQSAAVVSMGSADHRLNLAEILSQNYGVREEREEDDTQEKQKSLEELEKSFSASQSSEMPFEELLALYGYEASDPISEQDSESNDITPNLPDMTLDKEQIAKDLLSGEEEEETQSSADDLTPSVTSHDASDLFPNQPGSNNFLADEDKEPCSSPCASSMAEDSEVDSIPSNECKKEIMVGPQYQATVPILRLNRHRQKVLFLLAYENEDQLLWDPNILPEREVEEFLYRAVKRQWDELSSSSLPEGEVVKDNEQALYELVKCNFNAEEALRRLRFNVKVIRGEDSPYFGSSGHMELFQDSAHLLQLLFLSATDELCAWSEEECRNFEHGFRVHGKNFHLIQANKVRTRSVGECVEYYYMWKKSERYDYFTQQTRLGRKKYVLHPGATDFTDNDLDGVEVENTNRSRSSPPIPSAAGCLDAHFGQDQIAIESTEPLSVESTACSLGSISESGQGYECSTPSETNCSFDPTEETSSGAVPAPCPRHAVTPSEPELFALPPAGPGLAEKQESLQNSGETITMDFTLPADINEGLPLIAGPVDSDRDREAVVAPAQVSLSVTDFGLIGIGDVNTFLTAHQACPAPVARSEPLSQ from the exons ATGGCGGAG GCCTCTGTTGGCCGGCAGAGCCCGAGGGTGGTCGCATACCCAGCCCGTGGCCTATGTCCTGGAGAGCCCGCCCTTCAAAGCGCAGCAG TTGTGTCAATGGGCTCAGCTGATCATCGACTGAACCTGGCAGAGATCCTTTCCCAGAACTACGGTGTGagggaagaaagggaggaagaTGATACTCAGGAGAAGCAGAAATCTTTagaagagctggagaagagTTTCAGTGCCTCTCAG AGCAGTGAAATGCCATTTGAGGAGCTGCTCGCACTGTATGGCTATGAGGCATCTGATCCCATCTCGGAGCAGGACAGTGAGAGCAATGACATCACTCCCAACCTCCCTGATATGACTCTGGATAAG GAACAAATAGCGAAGGATTTGCTTtcaggggaagaagaggaggagacaCAATCTTCAGCTGACGATCTGACTCCATCCGTCACGTCCCACGATGCATCGGACTTATTCCCAAACCAGCCTGGCT CAAACAACTTCCTTGCTGATGAAGACAAAGAGCCATGTTCATCTCCATGTGCTTCCTCCATGGCAGAGGATTCAGAGGTGGATTCCATCCCATCCAATGAGTGTAAGAAG GAGATCATGGTTGGACCTCAGTACCAGGCCACTGTTCCCATCCTCCGCTTAAACAGGCACAGGCAAAAAG tgctttttctgttAGCCTATGAGAATGAAGATCAGCTGCTTTGGGACCCGAACATCCTCCCTGAGAGGGAGGTGGAAGAGTTCCTGTACCGCGCTGTGAAGCGGCAGTGGGACGAGctgtccagcagcagcctgccagAGGGAGAGGTGGTCAAGGACAATGAGCAG GCTTTGTATGAGCTGGTGAAATGCAACTTCAATGCAGAAGAGGCACTGCGGAGGTTACGGTTCAACGTGAAGGTTATCAGAGGTGAGGACTCCCCTTATTTCGGTTCATCAGGGCACATGGAACTCTTTCAAGATTCTGCACATCTCCTCCAActcctctttctttctgctaCAGATGAGCTTTGTGCCTGGAGCGAGGAAGAATGTAGAAATTTTGAACATGGCTTTAGAGTCCATGGGAAAAACTTTCACCTTATCCAAGCAAACAAG GTCCGCACCCGGTCGGTGGGCGAGTGCGTGGAGTATTACTACATGTGGAAAAAATCAGAGCGCTATGACTACTTCACTCAGCAGACTCGTCTAGGAAGGAAGAAGTACGTCCTCCACCCTGGAGCCAC GGATTTCACCGACAATGACCTGGATGGGGTTGAAGTGGAAAACACGAATCGTTCTCGGAGCTCCCCACcaattccctctgcagctggctgcctGGATGCTCACTTTGGTCAAGATCAGATAGCAATTGAGAGCACAG AGCCCCTGAGTGTGGAGAGCACGGcctgcagcctgggcagcatCAGCGAGTCGGGGCAGGGCTACGAGTGCAGCACTCCCTCAGAGACAAACTGCTCCTTTGACCCCACGGAGGAGACGTCCTCGGGCGCTGTCCCTGCGCCCTGCCCACGCCACGCTGTCACCCCCTCTGAGCCGGAGCTCTTCGCTTTGCCGCCCGCGGGACCAGGACTGGCAGAGAAGCAGGAGTCGTTGCAGAACTCTGGTGAGACAATAACCATGGACTTCACTCTCCCTGCAGACATTAACGAGGGGTTGCCTTTAATTGCTGGCCCTGTGGATTCGGACAGAGACCGTGAGGCAGTGGTGGCCCCTGCGCAAGTGTCCTTATCGGTCACAGATTTCGGTCTCATTGGCATCGGAGATGTAAATACTTTTCTGACTGCTCATCAGGCTTGCCCAGCACCTGTGGCTCGGTCAGAGCCTCTGTCACAGTGA
- the MIER2 gene encoding mesoderm induction early response protein 2 isoform X1 — MAEASVGRQSPRVVAYPARGLCPGEPALQSAAVVSMGSADHRLNLAEILSQNYGVREEREEDDTQEKQKSLEELEKSFSASQSSEMPFEELLALYGYEASDPISEQDSESNDITPNLPDMTLDKEQIAKDLLSGEEEEETQSSADDLTPSVTSHDASDLFPNQPGSNNFLADEDKEPCSSPCASSMAEDSEVDSIPSNECKKEIMVGPQYQATVPILRLNRHRQKVLFLLAYENEDQLLWDPNILPEREVEEFLYRAVKRQWDELSSSSLPEGEVVKDNEQALYELVKCNFNAEEALRRLRFNVKVIRDELCAWSEEECRNFEHGFRVHGKNFHLIQANKVRTRSVGECVEYYYMWKKSERYDYFTQQTRLGRKKYVLHPGATCVEYSHTKISNINLPVKIPAAKHLRLTDCAFFSRRDFTDNDLDGVEVENTNRSRSSPPIPSAAGCLDAHFGQDQIAIESTEPLSVESTACSLGSISESGQGYECSTPSETNCSFDPTEETSSGAVPAPCPRHAVTPSEPELFALPPAGPGLAEKQESLQNSGETITMDFTLPADINEGLPLIAGPVDSDRDREAVVAPAQVSLSVTDFGLIGIGDVNTFLTAHQACPAPVARSEPLSQ, encoded by the exons ATGGCGGAG GCCTCTGTTGGCCGGCAGAGCCCGAGGGTGGTCGCATACCCAGCCCGTGGCCTATGTCCTGGAGAGCCCGCCCTTCAAAGCGCAGCAG TTGTGTCAATGGGCTCAGCTGATCATCGACTGAACCTGGCAGAGATCCTTTCCCAGAACTACGGTGTGagggaagaaagggaggaagaTGATACTCAGGAGAAGCAGAAATCTTTagaagagctggagaagagTTTCAGTGCCTCTCAG AGCAGTGAAATGCCATTTGAGGAGCTGCTCGCACTGTATGGCTATGAGGCATCTGATCCCATCTCGGAGCAGGACAGTGAGAGCAATGACATCACTCCCAACCTCCCTGATATGACTCTGGATAAG GAACAAATAGCGAAGGATTTGCTTtcaggggaagaagaggaggagacaCAATCTTCAGCTGACGATCTGACTCCATCCGTCACGTCCCACGATGCATCGGACTTATTCCCAAACCAGCCTGGCT CAAACAACTTCCTTGCTGATGAAGACAAAGAGCCATGTTCATCTCCATGTGCTTCCTCCATGGCAGAGGATTCAGAGGTGGATTCCATCCCATCCAATGAGTGTAAGAAG GAGATCATGGTTGGACCTCAGTACCAGGCCACTGTTCCCATCCTCCGCTTAAACAGGCACAGGCAAAAAG tgctttttctgttAGCCTATGAGAATGAAGATCAGCTGCTTTGGGACCCGAACATCCTCCCTGAGAGGGAGGTGGAAGAGTTCCTGTACCGCGCTGTGAAGCGGCAGTGGGACGAGctgtccagcagcagcctgccagAGGGAGAGGTGGTCAAGGACAATGAGCAG GCTTTGTATGAGCTGGTGAAATGCAACTTCAATGCAGAAGAGGCACTGCGGAGGTTACGGTTCAACGTGAAGGTTATCAGAG ATGAGCTTTGTGCCTGGAGCGAGGAAGAATGTAGAAATTTTGAACATGGCTTTAGAGTCCATGGGAAAAACTTTCACCTTATCCAAGCAAACAAG GTCCGCACCCGGTCGGTGGGCGAGTGCGTGGAGTATTACTACATGTGGAAAAAATCAGAGCGCTATGACTACTTCACTCAGCAGACTCGTCTAGGAAGGAAGAAGTACGTCCTCCACCCTGGAGCCACGTGCGTGGAATATTCTCACACTAAAATTAGTAATATTAACCTCCCAGTGAAGATTCCTGCTGCAAAGCACCTCCGCTTAACAGACTGCGCTTTCTTCTCCAGAAG GGATTTCACCGACAATGACCTGGATGGGGTTGAAGTGGAAAACACGAATCGTTCTCGGAGCTCCCCACcaattccctctgcagctggctgcctGGATGCTCACTTTGGTCAAGATCAGATAGCAATTGAGAGCACAG AGCCCCTGAGTGTGGAGAGCACGGcctgcagcctgggcagcatCAGCGAGTCGGGGCAGGGCTACGAGTGCAGCACTCCCTCAGAGACAAACTGCTCCTTTGACCCCACGGAGGAGACGTCCTCGGGCGCTGTCCCTGCGCCCTGCCCACGCCACGCTGTCACCCCCTCTGAGCCGGAGCTCTTCGCTTTGCCGCCCGCGGGACCAGGACTGGCAGAGAAGCAGGAGTCGTTGCAGAACTCTGGTGAGACAATAACCATGGACTTCACTCTCCCTGCAGACATTAACGAGGGGTTGCCTTTAATTGCTGGCCCTGTGGATTCGGACAGAGACCGTGAGGCAGTGGTGGCCCCTGCGCAAGTGTCCTTATCGGTCACAGATTTCGGTCTCATTGGCATCGGAGATGTAAATACTTTTCTGACTGCTCATCAGGCTTGCCCAGCACCTGTGGCTCGGTCAGAGCCTCTGTCACAGTGA